In the Aquimarina spinulae genome, CAAAGCGGAATTAAGTCTAACATTGATTCAGCAACAAGCATTGTTTTAAATAATGGAGTAGAAGTAAGCGATCCGGTTATTCTTAACTATGAGAATAGCTCAGTTTTTCAATTAACTCCTGGCGTTAACTTTAATTATACAGAATTTGATGTTGGGGTTTCTGTATCAAATCTTGTGGCTTATAATCTAACTGGTAGTGAGCTATTGACAGATAATATGGCTTTTACTGGTCATGTTATGTATACTACAAGCTTAGAAAGAAGGTCAGACAAGATGATACGAGGAATGGTATATGCCAATATGTTACCTGATTCGGGCGCAGATTCAAATCTTAGATATGGAGGTAATGTTATTGTTGAATTACCTGCACTAGGTTGGGCTCAAGCGGGGTATAATAGTTTTTACGGAGCTTCATTGGGTATTGGAGGAAATATTACATCTAATATTTCGGTTGGATATACCTATGAAACGGGATTTGGAGATACTAGTAATTTCGGAGCAAGTCACGAGGTGGGTTTAGCATATAATTTTGAGAAAGAAAGACCAAGAAGAAGAAGGGGAAGTAAATCAAAATCAAGTACTCAAAAAGCATATGAAGAAAGAGATTCTGAAATTAGAAGACTTAAGAAGGAAATTCTTGAACAAAATAAACTAATAAGAGAATTACAAGAAGAACAAGGAGATTCTCGAAGCCAGGAACAAAAGGCAATGAGTGAGCTCGAAAAATCAATAGCAGAAGCTAGGGAGAAAGAAGCCAAAGCAGCCAGAGAGTTAGAATTACAACGAGCAGAAGAAGTAAAATTACTAAACAAAAAAGCAGAAGAAGAACGTCTGGCCGCTCAAAGACGAGTAGAGCGTGAAGAGGCAGAGCAAAACGCAGAAGAAGAACGTTTAGCTGCTCAAAGACGAATAGAGCGTGAAGAAGCAGAGCAAAACGCAGAAGAAGAACGTTTAGCTGCTCAAAGACGAATAGAGCGTGAAGAAGCAGAACAGAAGGCGGAAGAAGAACGTTTAGCTGCTCAAAGACAAATAGAGCGTGAAGTAGCAGAACAAAAGGCAGAAGAAGAAAGAATCGCCGCAGAAGAAGAAGCACGTGAAGCGGAGGCAGCGGAACAAGAACGTTTAGCTGCTCAAAAAGAGCTCGAACGTGAGGAAGCAGAACAAAAAGCAGAAGAAGAACGTCTAGCTGCTCAAAAACAACTAGAACGTGAGGTTACTGAGCAAAAAGTAGAAGAAGAGCGTTTAGCTGCTCAAAGACAGTTAGAACGTGAAGTGGCAGAGCAAAAGATAGCAGATGAAGCAGCAGCAGCAGCTCGTTTAGCAGAAGAGAAGAGATTAGCAGATGAAGCAGCAGCAGAAGCAGCTCGTTTAGCCGAGGAGAAGAGATTGGCAGATGAAGCAGCAGCAGCTCGTTTAGCAGAAGAGAAGAGATTAGCAGATGAAGCAGCAGCAGAAGCAGCTCGTTTAGCCGAGGAGAAGAGATTGGCAGATGAAGCAGCGGCAGAAGCAGCTCGTTTAGCCGAGGAGAAGAGATTGGCAGATGAAGCAGCGGCAGAAGCAGCTCGTTTAGCCGAGGAGAAGAGATTAGCAGATGAAGCAGCAGCAGAAGCAGCTCGTTTAGCCGAGGAGAAGAGATTAGCAGATGAAGCAGCAGCAGAAGCAGCTCGTTTAGCCGAGGAGAAGAGATTGGCAGATGAAGCAGCGGCAGAAGCAGCTCGTTTAGCCGAGGAGAAGAGATTGGCAGATGAAGCAGCGGCAGAAGCAGCTCGTTTAGCCGAGGAGAAGAGATTGGCAGATGAAGCAGCGGCAGAAGCAGCTCGTTTAGCCGAGGAGAAGAGATTGGCAGATGAAGCAGCAGCGGAAGCAGCGGCAGAGGCAGCTCGTTTAGCAGAAGAGAAGAGGTTGGCAGATGAGGCAGCAAAAGCAGCAGCTACTACAAACGAAGAAGGATTAGATGAGATTAAGAAAGAATTAGATAATAGTAGTCGAATCACAAGCAAGATATTTGCTCGTCGAGACTCATTATTAACGACCAGCTTAAATGTAGATAAACGTGAATTTAGCAAGCTTTTAGAATCACTTGTTAGTATGAATGATGATGCAGATGAGGCTAAAAAAGAAGCAGATCCTGCCAGTTCTAAAAGATTGACAGCTAGAAATAGATTTGTAAAATTTGCTGAAACAACAAGACCTGAGGCTCAAATTGCAACCAAATTTATACCGGGATACCCAGAAGGATATTACTTAATTGGTAATGTATTTAAGGGAGGAACATATGCTGATAAATTCTCAGGTACATTAAAAGATTTAGGATTTAACGACTCTAAAATAATACTTAATCCAGAAAATCAATTCCAGTATGTAGCTATAGAAAGCTATACAAACAAGGATGAGGCGACAGAAAAGTATTTAAATAATATTGATAATAGATACTTTGGTGATATGTGGATATTACACATTGCTAAGAGTAGAGTAGAATCCTATAAAAAGCTATTACAAGAAACTCGACTCATCAAAGATACGGTTAAGGATGATACAGTATTAACAGAGAGTTTATCGTACATCGGAGGACATAATATTGAAAATGGATATTATCTGATTACTAATATTTTCAAAAGAGAAAATTACTTTGAAAGAGGAATGGCGAAGCTACGAGCTCAAGGATTAGAGCCTCAATATTTCAGGAACCCAAAAGACAACTATATATACGTATACTTAAAGAGACATGACAATCTTGAAGAAGCTAAACAAAGCTTATTCTCTAACGTAAATAACTCGTATGATGGAGATCTTTATATATTGAAAATTCAATAATGTAAGAAAGAGATTATGATGACTAAATACCCAAACACCCCACGGCTTATGAAACTTAGACTGAAATCTGCTATCGTTTTGGTTTTTTTAATGATAGGCATACAACAAATATCTGCTCAGGTACCCTTTACCGAGGTACCTAACAGTACGTTAAGAATTAACGGAGAGCTTAAAATAATTGGTAATGCTATTGTTGGGCTAAATCAAAGTGGTTTTACACCCAATGATAACTATAACGGAAATGCTTCTAATAACCAGAAATTTTTTGGATATATTGATATAGATGGGGATACATCTACATTTAGTTCTAGTAGTGCAGAACTTCAGTTAACATCAGGTTGTGAAAGGATTGCATATGCTGGATTATATTGGTCAGCCTCATATTTTACACAAATGAATCCGGCCGATACTCGTTTTGTTCAGTATACCGGTCTACCCTTTCCTGATAATAGACCCGATTTTAGAACTATAAAAATTAGACCACCAGGTGGTGGAGGGTATGTTACTATTCCACCTACTCAAACACAGGTGATTTATGATGGATATCGTAATACTGCCACCAATCCAAGTAATAGCGCAGTAATAGATATTCCATATGTATGTTATGCAGATGTTACAACATTAATACAAGGACTTGGCGCAGGGAATGCAAATGGAACATATACTGTTGCAGACATGCGTGCTTCTACAGGTTTTTCTGGATTTAATGCCAACGGTATTGCTGGGGGATGGGTACTTGTGGTTGCTTATGAGGATCCTACTTTATCAGCAAAATATATAAGTACAAATAATGGGTATTTAGTGATTGCTCCTGGTAATCCCCTTCAAACTTTTTCGTATACTGGTTTTCAGACTTTACCTGCACCGTTACCAGTTCGTGCACGATATTCTATTGCAACACTAGAAGGAGATAGACCATTTGCTGGGGATATATTTCAAGTGCAAAGACCAGACACGGCTTGGCAAAATATTTTTACAACCCCCGCTAACCCAAATAATAATTTTTATGACAGTTCGATTTCTATAGATGGTCAATATGTTACTACTGCAAACCCATTGACTCCAGATAGAACTCCATCTTCAATAAATACCTTAGGGTTTGATGCCGATATTTTTGATATTCCTAATCCGGGCAGAACAGTTATTGGTAATGATCAAACTTCTGCTAGTTTTAGAACAACTTCGGCCGGTGATGCATATAGTGTGTTTTTCAATTCATTTCAAATTGAAATTATTGAGCCCGAACTTACGGTTACTAAAAGAGTTTTAGATATTAATGGCGTAGATATTACAGGTGATCCAGTAAATTTTGCGGATCAACTATTTTATGAGCTTACCATAGAAAATCAAGGAAATGAAGATATTACGGCAGCAAGTATTAGAGATGTGCTTCCTGATAATGTAGATTTTACATTAGGAACTATAACGACTAGTAATCCGGGTATAGTTGCCACTCCTAATGGTACAAATCGACAGATAGATATTACAATAGCAGATCCGTTGATTGTTCGTAACGGGGGTGTTCATACCGTTCGTTTTGGAGTCAGCGTAGTGGCCACTTGTGCCGATTTGCGAGATGCGTGTTCTAATCAAATTAACAATGTAGCAATTTCAACCTATACAGGAGTAGAATCTGGTATTACACGAACTGGTGAAGAAAGTATTTTGGAACAAGATGCGTGTCAGTTTGATATTACAGGTACATCTAACGTTTTGATTAATGATGGCGTTTGTTTTACTACCGCTCAACCAGCTTTTATATGTACAGGATCTTTAACGCTTACAGCAGGTGCAGGCTTTTCTTCATATGAATGGGTAAATGCAAGTAGCCCTGGAGTTGTTATTGGTACTAATAGAGATTTAGTTGTTACAACCGCAGGAACCTATATTGTAACCGAAACCGGTGCTCCTGGTTGTCAGGATGCTCAACAAACTTTTAATGTTGATGCCTTTAATACCGTTGTAAATCCGGTGGTAGATATTGCAAATAACTTAGGATCTAATCCTAATGTAAATGGTAATGTTCGTACCTGTCCGATTACAGGAGATCCACTACCAGAGATCTTTTTATGTGGAGCAGGAACTACATTAACTATTCCAACTCCAGGAAACACATTAGGTTTTCCTGTTGGAACTACGGTTCAATGGCAGCGATTAGATCCTATGGATTGTCCTGCAGTACCAAGAGATCCTAATTGTCCTACTACAGATTCAGGGTGTGATGGGGATTGGCAAACTTTAAGTACAGATATTAATAGTTTTACAATTTCACAAGCAGGAGAATATAGAGTTAATGCTACTTTTGATGGTAATTGTACCATTCCTTTTTATTTTAATGTATTCCAGAATAATTTTGACCCTGATCTTGCAGTTATACGACAAATTATTTGTGGTACGCCAGGAACAATACGAGTTCAAAATTCTTCTCTTCAATACGAATACCAATTAATTACACCTATAACAAATACAGTAATTGGATATCAGGCTTCGGCAGAATTTACAGGGTTAACAGAAGTAGGAACATATACTGTAAATGTTCGTCAGGTAGGAGGTTTACCTACAGCTTGTGTTTTTCAGGAAACTATCTTTTTAGACGAATTAGACGCTACAGAGACCGTTACTCCAACTTCTCCTACATGTCCAGGCGATCAAGGGCAGATTGAAATAACAGTAACAGATTCTCAAATTAATTATACATATATCATTAATAGTACTACAACAGCTTTTAATGATACAGAAGGACCTACTACGGTTCCTAACCATACATTTACAGGGCTTAATCCTGATACTTATAACGTGCAGGTATTATCTGCTGATGGTAGTTGTTCAGAACCTTTTACAATAACCATAAACGATCCTGCAGCATTTTCGGCTACAATTAGACTTGTTGAAGATTTACATTGTAATCCAAATTATCAACCAGATATTAGTCTTCCTGACTATGATAATGATTTATTTATTGCGATTTATGAGGTGACAGTAACAGGAGGTTCTGGCAATTTTGCTTTT is a window encoding:
- a CDS encoding PorP/SprF family type IX secretion system membrane protein — protein: MARKLLLIIICISFNLLRGQDESTTTYGILPTDIPTHTLVKYNRFYFNPTFSLVRENKKSINVYNKTQWASFNDNPQTYLINYTSNFDEKIGVSIGLHQQNEGIYRYFGGIANFAYNIELNRDMNFTFGLNLGFSQSGIKSNIDSATSIVLNNGVEVSDPVILNYENSSVFQLTPGVNFNYTEFDVGVSVSNLVAYNLTGSELLTDNMAFTGHVMYTTSLERRSDKMIRGMVYANMLPDSGADSNLRYGGNVIVELPALGWAQAGYNSFYGASLGIGGNITSNISVGYTYETGFGDTSNFGASHEVGLAYNFEKERPRRRRGSKSKSSTQKAYEERDSEIRRLKKEILEQNKLIRELQEEQGDSRSQEQKAMSELEKSIAEAREKEAKAARELELQRAEEVKLLNKKAEEERLAAQRRVEREEAEQNAEEERLAAQRRIEREEAEQNAEEERLAAQRRIEREEAEQKAEEERLAAQRQIEREVAEQKAEEERIAAEEEAREAEAAEQERLAAQKELEREEAEQKAEEERLAAQKQLEREVTEQKVEEERLAAQRQLEREVAEQKIADEAAAAARLAEEKRLADEAAAEAARLAEEKRLADEAAAARLAEEKRLADEAAAEAARLAEEKRLADEAAAEAARLAEEKRLADEAAAEAARLAEEKRLADEAAAEAARLAEEKRLADEAAAEAARLAEEKRLADEAAAEAARLAEEKRLADEAAAEAARLAEEKRLADEAAAEAARLAEEKRLADEAAAEAAAEAARLAEEKRLADEAAKAAATTNEEGLDEIKKELDNSSRITSKIFARRDSLLTTSLNVDKREFSKLLESLVSMNDDADEAKKEADPASSKRLTARNRFVKFAETTRPEAQIATKFIPGYPEGYYLIGNVFKGGTYADKFSGTLKDLGFNDSKIILNPENQFQYVAIESYTNKDEATEKYLNNIDNRYFGDMWILHIAKSRVESYKKLLQETRLIKDTVKDDTVLTESLSYIGGHNIENGYYLITNIFKRENYFERGMAKLRAQGLEPQYFRNPKDNYIYVYLKRHDNLEEAKQSLFSNVNNSYDGDLYILKIQ